A region from the Benincasa hispida cultivar B227 chromosome 8, ASM972705v1, whole genome shotgun sequence genome encodes:
- the LOC120083063 gene encoding serine/arginine-rich splicing factor SR45a isoform X2 gives MSCSRRSRYSRSPSYKRSVSRSLSRSRSRSRSPSSDVENPGNNLYVTGLSPRITRRELEKHFSAEGTVLDVHLVTDPLTRESRGFGFITMSSNDEADNCIKYLNRSVLEGRIITVEKVSCV, from the exons ATGTCGTGCTCCCGAAGGTCTAGGTATTCCCGCTCCCCATCATACAAACGATCGGTCTCAAGGTCCCTGTCGAGGTCAAGGAGCCGTTCAAG GAGCCCTTCAAGTGATGTTGAAAATCCTGGGAACAATTTGTACGTCACTGGGTTGTCACCTAGAATAACTAGACGAGAACTCGAGAAGCATTTTTCTGCTGAGGGAACA GTGCTAGATGTTCATCTTGTGACCGATCCATTAACTAGAGAATCTCGTGGATTTGGATTCATTACCATGTCTAGTAATGATGAGGCTGATAATTGCATCAAATATCTAAATCGATCTGTACTTGAAGGTCGTATAATTACTGTGGagaag GTTAGCTGTGTGTAG
- the LOC120083063 gene encoding serine/arginine-rich splicing factor SR45a isoform X1: MSCSRRSRYSRSPSYKRSVSRSLSRSRSRSRSPSSDVENPGNNLYVTGLSPRITRRELEKHFSAEGTVLDVHLVTDPLTRESRGFGFITMSSNDEADNCIKYLNRSVLEGRIITVEKARRRRGRTPTPGRYLGLRTVHVRRRSRSYSSRRSPSYSPYRRSSSRSTDYSSNRSRSRSHSVDRHRRSYGSSYNYRSYSYSRRRYDSPDCRRHKSYSRSRSPYRRRHRDRSYSPYDDYSPDPYYRRHRYRSVSRSLSPKARISSRHYSRSYSPEPRRRTLRRSYSRSLSWESRRSYSRSISPERSRRSWSSYSYSVSPERSRSSRSRSRSNTSRRHSYKLYESRRRSRSRSRSVTSRSVSPA, from the exons ATGTCGTGCTCCCGAAGGTCTAGGTATTCCCGCTCCCCATCATACAAACGATCGGTCTCAAGGTCCCTGTCGAGGTCAAGGAGCCGTTCAAG GAGCCCTTCAAGTGATGTTGAAAATCCTGGGAACAATTTGTACGTCACTGGGTTGTCACCTAGAATAACTAGACGAGAACTCGAGAAGCATTTTTCTGCTGAGGGAACA GTGCTAGATGTTCATCTTGTGACCGATCCATTAACTAGAGAATCTCGTGGATTTGGATTCATTACCATGTCTAGTAATGATGAGGCTGATAATTGCATCAAATATCTAAATCGATCTGTACTTGAAGGTCGTATAATTACTGTGGagaag GCTCGAAGACGGAGAGGTAGAACTCCAACTCCGGGAAGATATCTTGGACTTAGAACAGTTCATG TGAGGCGTAGGTCGCGTAGCTACTCTTCTCGGCGTTCTCCTAGCTACTCTCCATATAGGAGAAGCTCTAGCCGCTCTACTGATTATTCATCGAACCGTAGCAGGAGTAGATCCCATTCCGTTGACCGGCACCGTAGATCATATGGTTCCTCATACAACTATCGATCATACTCTTATAGCCGGCGAAGATATGATTCTCCAGACTGTAGACGTCATAAGTCATACTCTCGATCCCGCTCACCGTATCGTAGAAGGCATCGTGACAGGTCATACTCACCATATGATGATTATTCCCCTGATCCTTACTACAGAAGGCACAGGTATCGGTCAGTTTCCCGAAGCCTTTCACCAAAGGCAAGGATTTCTAGTAGACATTATTCCCGAAGTTACTCTCCTGAGCCTAGGAGAAGAACGTTGAGGAGGAGTTACTCTCGCAGCCTTTCTTGGGAATCAAGGAGAAGTTATTCACGAAGTATTTCCCCTGAACGAAGCAGGAGATCATGGAGCAGCTATTCATACAGTGTTTCTCCTGAACGAAGCAGGAGCTCAAGGAGTCGATCTCGTAGCAATACCTCAAGACGACATAGCTACAAGCTTTATGAGAGCCGACGCAGGAGTCGATCGAGAAGTCGAAGTGTGACTTCAAGGTCTGTTAGTCCTGCTTGA
- the LOC120083815 gene encoding probable anion transporter 4, chloroplastic, producing the protein MNSAIALSMPVRCRRFSDDRSLKPIKPAPAKFKLPSSSLQLTSGNCTGSLSSTGYVPVFGLRNGSSPVSGFVIPSRIGVSSNDAQFGSFADDKDIEAPSFFEFITSERVKVVAMLALALALCNADRVVMSVAIVPLSLSNGWSRSFAGIVQSSFLWGYFVSPIAGGALVDYYGGKMIMAWGVALWSLATFLTPWAAETSLWALLAMRALLGIAEGVALPCMNNMVVRWFPPTERARAVGIAMAGFQLGSAIGLMLSPILMSQAGIFGPFVIFGLSGFLWVLVWLSAISSTPDRNLQISKYELEYVLNKRQQPLVVENVPKTTVIPPFKRLLSKMPTWSLIVANAMHSWGFFVILSWMPIYFNSVYHVDLRQAAWFSAVPWGVMALMGYFGGLWSDGLIRSGTSVTLTRKIMQSIGFIGPGIALIGLASARSASLASAWLTLAVGLKSFSHSGFLVNLQEIAPQYSGVLHGMSNTAGTFAAIVGTVGVGFFVELVGSFQGFLLLTSCLYFMAALFYILFSTGKRVNFEETG; encoded by the exons ATGAACTCTGCAATCGCTCTTAGCATGCCGGTACGCTGCCGGCGCTTCTCCGATGACCGGAGCCTTAAGCCAATCAAACCTGCACCGGCGAAATTCAAATTGCCTTCAAGCTCTCTCCAATTGACCAGTGGAAATTGTACTGGAAGCCTCTCGTCGACGGGATATGTCCCCGTTTTCGGACTTCGGAATGGTTCTTCACCGGTTTCTGGATTCGTTATTCCATCTCGAATCGGTGTTTCCTCGAACGATGCTCAGTTCGGTTCGTTTGCTGACGATAAGGATATCGAGGCGCCGAGTTTCTTCGAGTTTATCACGTCTGAGAGGGTTAAGGTAGTGGCCATGCTTGCTTTGGCTCTCGCGCTTTGTAACGCTGATCGGGTTGTGATGTCGGTTGCAATTGTTCCGTTGTCTTTATCCAATGGCTGGAGTCGATCGTTCGCCGGCATAGTTCAG TCATCGTTCCTTTGGGGTTATTTTGTTTCACCAATAGCTGGCGGAGCGCTGGTGGACTACTACGGTGGTAAGATGATCATGGCCTGGGGGGTGGCTTTGTGGTCACTGGCCACATTTTTGACTCCTTGGGCCGCTGAAACTTCGTTATGGGCACTTCTTGCCATGCGTGCTTTGCTCGGCATTGCTGAAGGTGTGGCCCTACCTTGTATGAACAACATGGTTGTTAG ATGGTTTCCTCCAACAGAACGAGCCAGGGCTGTTGGCATAGCAATGGCTGGATTTCAGTTAGGAAGTGCAATAGGGCTCATGCTCTCTCCAATCCTAATGTCTCAAGCTGGTATATTTGGACCATTTGTCATTTTTGGGTTGTCAGGGTTTTTATGGGTTTTGGTATGGTTGTCTGCAATATCCAGTACTCCTGATCGGAATCTTCAGATATCCAAATACGAATTGGAATATGTGCTGAACAAGAGGCAACAACCTTTAGTGGTGGAGAACGTACCCAAGACAACTGTGATTCCTCCTTTCAAGCGTCTACTATCTAAAATGCCAACATGGTCTCTTATCGTTGCAAATGCTATGCATAGTTGG GGATTCTTCGTGATTCTTTCTTGGATGCCTATCTACTTCAACTCA GTGTACCATGTTGACCTCAGACAAGCAGCATGGTTTAGTGCTGTTCCATGGGGTGTGATGGCACTGATGGGATATTTTGGTGGATTGTGGTCAGATGGGTTAATACGAAGTGGTACATCTGTTACTTTGACTCGAAAGATTATGCAG TCAATAGGTTTCATTGGCCCTGGGATTGCTCTGATTGGCCTCGCTTCAGCCAGAAGTGCATCACTTGCATCCGCATGGCTGACTTTGGCAGTTGGGCTGAAATCTTTCAGTCACTCGGGTTTCCTCGTGAACCTTCAG GAGATTGCTCCACAATATTCCGGTGTGCTTCACG GTATGTCTAACACTGCTGGGACATTTGCTGCTATTGTTGGAACAGTTGGGGTTGGTTTTTTCGTGGAACTTGTGGGCTCTTTCCAAGGATTTCTGTTGCTAACCTCTTGCCTCTATTTCATGGCTGCGCTTTTCTACATCCTCTTCTCTACGGGCAAGAGggtaaattttgaagaaactgGTTAG